A portion of the Pseudomonas sp. GR 6-02 genome contains these proteins:
- the ptsP gene encoding phosphoenolpyruvate--protein phosphotransferase, which translates to MLELTIEQISMGQSAVDKATALQLLADRLVTDGLVADGYLAGLQAREAQGSTFLGQGIAIPHGTPETRDQVFATGVRLMQFPDGVDWGNGQIVYLAIGIAAKSDEHLRLLQLLTRALGETDLGQALRRASSAEALLKLLQGAPQELALDAQMIGLGVSADDFEELVWRGARLLRQADCVSNGFAGVLQQVEALPLGDGLWWLHSEQTVKRPGLAFVTPDKPIRYLGQPLSGLFCLASLGEAHQALLERLCALLIEGRGHELGRATSSRAVLEVLGGEVPADWPSARIALANAHGLHARPAKILAQLAKSFEGEIRIRIVDGHDSAVSVKSLSKLLSLGARRGQVLELIAEPVIAADALPALLAAIEEGLGEEVEPLPVVSQQREVLVEVEVAETLLAPASGSLIQAIAAAPGIAIGPAHIQVLQVIDYPLRGESAAIERERLKQALADVRRDIEGLIERSKAKAIREIFITHQEMLDDPELTDEVETRLKQGESAEAAWMTVIEAAAKQQEALQDALLAERAADLRDIGRRVLAHLCGVETPAEPAQPYILVMDEVGPSDVARLDPTRVAGILTARGGATAHSAIVARALGIPALVGAGAAVLLLKPGTPLLIDGQRGRLHVDADAATLQRATEERDTRELRLKAAAEQRHQPALTTDGHPVEVFANIGESAGVTSAVEQGAEGIGLLRTELIFMAHSQAPDEATQEVEYRRVLDGLAGRPLVVRTLDVGGDKPLPYWPIAKEENPFLGVRGIRLTLQRPQVMEAQLRALLRAADNRPLRIMFPMVGSVDEWRQARDMTERLRLEIPVADLQLGIMIEVPSAALLAPVLAKEVDFFSVGTNDLTQYTLAIDRGHPTLSAQADGLHPAVLQLIDITVRAAHAHGKWVGVCGELAADPLAVPVLVGLGVDELSVSGRSIAEVKARIRELSLTQTQTLAQQALAVGSANEVRALVEAL; encoded by the coding sequence ATGCTCGAGCTCACCATAGAGCAGATATCCATGGGCCAGTCGGCTGTGGATAAAGCCACCGCCTTGCAATTGCTCGCTGACCGACTCGTGACCGATGGCCTGGTGGCCGACGGTTACCTCGCAGGCTTGCAGGCCCGGGAAGCCCAGGGCTCGACCTTTCTCGGCCAAGGTATTGCCATCCCCCATGGCACTCCCGAAACCCGCGATCAGGTATTCGCCACTGGCGTGCGGCTGATGCAGTTTCCTGACGGAGTGGACTGGGGCAATGGCCAGATCGTTTATCTGGCCATCGGTATCGCCGCCAAATCCGATGAACACCTGCGCCTGCTGCAACTGCTGACCCGTGCCCTCGGTGAAACCGACCTGGGCCAGGCCCTGCGTCGCGCCAGTTCCGCCGAAGCCTTGTTGAAATTGCTGCAAGGCGCGCCACAAGAGCTGGCACTGGACGCACAGATGATCGGCCTCGGTGTGTCCGCCGATGACTTCGAAGAGCTGGTTTGGCGCGGTGCCCGTTTGCTGCGTCAGGCCGATTGCGTGAGCAACGGTTTTGCCGGCGTCTTGCAGCAGGTCGAAGCGCTGCCGCTGGGCGATGGCCTGTGGTGGCTGCACAGCGAACAAACGGTGAAGCGTCCCGGCCTGGCGTTCGTTACCCCGGACAAACCCATCCGCTACCTCGGTCAGCCGCTGAGCGGGCTGTTCTGCCTGGCCAGCCTCGGTGAAGCCCATCAGGCGCTGCTCGAACGTCTTTGCGCGTTGCTGATTGAAGGTCGCGGCCATGAATTGGGCCGTGCCACCAGTAGCCGCGCGGTGCTGGAGGTCCTTGGCGGTGAAGTGCCGGCGGACTGGCCGAGCGCACGCATTGCCCTGGCCAACGCCCACGGTTTGCATGCGCGCCCGGCGAAGATCCTCGCGCAACTGGCGAAAAGTTTTGAAGGCGAGATCCGTATACGCATCGTCGATGGTCACGACAGCGCGGTGTCGGTGAAGAGTTTGAGCAAACTGCTCAGCCTTGGCGCCCGTCGCGGTCAGGTGCTGGAACTCATCGCCGAACCGGTCATCGCCGCCGACGCCTTGCCGGCCTTGCTGGCGGCCATCGAAGAAGGCCTCGGTGAAGAAGTCGAGCCGCTGCCCGTGGTAAGCCAGCAGCGCGAAGTGCTCGTGGAGGTGGAGGTCGCCGAAACACTGCTCGCGCCAGCGTCCGGCAGCCTGATTCAGGCGATTGCCGCGGCACCGGGGATCGCCATCGGCCCGGCGCATATTCAAGTGCTGCAAGTCATCGATTACCCGCTGCGCGGTGAGTCCGCGGCCATCGAGCGCGAGCGTCTCAAGCAAGCGCTGGCCGATGTGCGTCGTGACATCGAAGGCCTGATCGAGCGCAGCAAGGCCAAAGCGATTCGCGAGATTTTCATCACCCATCAGGAAATGCTCGACGATCCGGAATTGACCGACGAAGTCGAAACCCGCCTCAAGCAAGGTGAAAGCGCCGAAGCGGCGTGGATGACGGTGATCGAAGCCGCCGCCAAACAACAGGAAGCGCTGCAGGACGCGTTGCTCGCCGAACGTGCCGCCGACTTGCGCGACATTGGCCGTCGGGTGCTGGCGCATTTGTGTGGCGTCGAAACGCCTGCGGAGCCTGCGCAACCGTACATTCTGGTGATGGACGAAGTCGGCCCGTCGGATGTGGCGCGTCTTGATCCGACGCGCGTCGCCGGCATTCTCACCGCTCGCGGTGGTGCCACGGCCCACAGTGCGATTGTCGCCCGGGCCCTGGGTATTCCGGCACTGGTGGGCGCCGGCGCCGCCGTGTTGCTGCTGAAACCGGGCACGCCGCTGTTGATCGATGGCCAACGCGGCCGCCTGCACGTGGACGCCGATGCCGCGACCTTGCAGCGCGCCACCGAAGAGCGCGACACCCGCGAACTGCGCCTCAAAGCCGCCGCCGAACAACGCCATCAACCGGCGCTGACCACCGACGGCCACCCCGTGGAAGTGTTCGCCAATATCGGTGAAAGCGCTGGCGTCACCAGCGCGGTGGAGCAGGGCGCCGAAGGCATTGGCCTGTTGCGCACCGAACTGATTTTCATGGCTCATTCACAAGCACCGGACGAGGCCACCCAGGAAGTCGAATACCGTCGTGTACTCGATGGCCTGGCCGGGCGACCGCTGGTGGTGCGCACCCTCGACGTCGGTGGCGACAAACCGCTGCCGTACTGGCCGATCGCCAAAGAAGAGAACCCGTTCCTCGGTGTGCGTGGCATTCGCCTGACCCTGCAACGTCCGCAGGTCATGGAAGCGCAATTGCGCGCCTTGCTGCGTGCGGCGGATAACCGTCCCTTGCGGATCATGTTCCCGATGGTCGGCAGCGTCGATGAGTGGCGCCAGGCTCGGGACATGACCGAACGTCTGCGTCTGGAAATCCCGGTCGCCGATCTGCAACTGGGGATCATGATCGAAGTGCCGTCGGCCGCCTTGCTGGCGCCGGTATTGGCCAAGGAAGTGGACTTCTTCAGCGTCGGCACCAACGACCTGACCCAGTACACCCTGGCCATCGACCGTGGTCACCCGACTTTGTCGGCCCAGGCTGACGGCTTGCACCCGGCGGTGCTGCAACTGATCGACATCACCGTGCGTGCGGCTCATGCTCATGGCAAGTGGGTCGGCGTGTGCGGTGAACTGGCGGCTGATCCGCTGGCGGTGCCGGTGCTGGTGGGCCTGGGTGTGGATGAGTTGAGCGTGTCGGGCCGCAGCATTGCCGAGGTCAAGGCGCGCATTCGCGAACTCAGCCTGACCCAGACTCAAACCCTTGCCCAACAGGCCCTGGCCGTGGGCAGCGCGAACGAAGTCCGCGCATTAGTGGAGGCGCTGTAA
- a CDS encoding methyl-accepting chemotaxis protein, whose translation MSATSQEVARSASAAVSSAHSVNDETISGRGLVESQQGSIAALASEIDQSVRVINQLASDSQSISRVLEVIKSIAEQTNLLALNAAIEAARAGEQGRGFAVVADEVRTLAKRTQQSTEEIEQMIAKLHSGVGAAVKAMGTSHQMASGTVGQSEKVQQALENILGAVGMIVDQNQQIAAAVEQQTAVAHDIDQNIVEINRAGERTAEGAHQTENASRALSAQVVELKQLISAFRV comes from the coding sequence ATGTCGGCCACTTCCCAGGAGGTGGCGCGCAGTGCCTCTGCGGCCGTCAGCAGTGCCCACAGCGTCAATGACGAGACCATCAGCGGTCGCGGATTGGTGGAGTCCCAGCAGGGCAGCATCGCTGCACTGGCCAGCGAAATCGATCAGTCGGTGCGGGTGATCAATCAACTGGCCAGCGACAGTCAGTCCATCAGTCGTGTGCTGGAGGTGATCAAAAGCATTGCCGAACAGACCAACCTGCTGGCCCTCAACGCCGCCATCGAAGCCGCCCGCGCGGGCGAGCAGGGCCGGGGTTTTGCGGTGGTGGCGGATGAGGTGCGGACCCTGGCCAAGCGCACCCAGCAATCGACCGAAGAAATCGAGCAGATGATCGCCAAGTTGCACAGCGGTGTCGGTGCGGCGGTCAAGGCAATGGGCACCAGCCATCAGATGGCTAGCGGCACGGTCGGGCAGTCGGAAAAGGTCCAGCAGGCGCTGGAAAACATCCTCGGCGCCGTCGGCATGATCGTCGACCAGAACCAGCAGATTGCCGCTGCGGTAGAGCAGCAGACCGCTGTGGCTCACGACATCGACCAGAACATCGTCGAGATCAACCGCGCCGGCGAGCGCACCGCCGAAGGCGCGCACCAGACCGAGAATGCGAGCCGAGCACTGTCGGCGCAGGTGGTGGAGCTCAAGCAGTTGATCAGTGCGTTCCGGGTTTGA
- the pfkB gene encoding 1-phosphofructokinase, protein MAKILTLTLNPALDLTVQLPMLVPGQVNRSDEMHTHAAGKGVNVAQVLADLGHQLTVSGFLGEDNLQAFETLFAKRGFTDAFIRVPGETRSNIKLAENDGRITDINGPGPRVSEAAQQALLDRLDQIAPGHDAVVVAGSLPRGVSAQWLRELILRLKKRGLNVALDTSGEALRAGLSAGPWLIKPNTEELAEALDCEVVSVGAQAEAASRLHAHGIEHVVISHGADGVNWFSVGSAMHATPPKVSVVSTVGAGDSLLAGMLHGLLSADTPEQTLRTATAIAAMAVTQIGFGIGDAAQLAQLEQGVRVRPLTEQ, encoded by the coding sequence ATGGCCAAGATCTTAACCCTGACCCTCAACCCGGCGCTGGACCTTACCGTTCAATTGCCGATGCTTGTGCCCGGTCAGGTCAATCGCAGCGACGAAATGCACACCCACGCCGCCGGCAAAGGGGTGAACGTGGCACAGGTGCTGGCCGACCTCGGGCATCAGCTGACCGTCAGCGGATTTCTCGGGGAAGACAACCTTCAGGCGTTCGAAACCCTGTTCGCCAAACGCGGCTTCACCGACGCGTTTATCCGCGTCCCCGGCGAGACCCGCAGCAATATCAAACTGGCGGAAAACGATGGGCGCATCACCGATATCAACGGCCCGGGGCCGCGGGTCAGTGAAGCGGCGCAGCAGGCTTTGCTCGATCGGCTCGACCAGATTGCACCAGGGCATGACGCCGTCGTGGTGGCCGGCAGTTTGCCCCGTGGCGTGAGTGCTCAATGGTTGCGGGAGTTGATCCTGCGCTTGAAAAAACGCGGCTTGAACGTTGCGCTCGACACCAGCGGTGAAGCCTTGCGCGCCGGCCTGTCGGCTGGCCCGTGGCTGATCAAGCCCAACACTGAAGAGCTGGCTGAAGCACTGGATTGCGAAGTGGTTTCCGTGGGCGCCCAAGCCGAGGCCGCGAGCCGTTTGCACGCTCATGGCATCGAGCACGTGGTGATTTCCCACGGTGCCGACGGGGTGAACTGGTTCAGTGTCGGCTCGGCGATGCATGCCACACCGCCCAAGGTCAGCGTGGTCAGTACCGTCGGTGCGGGGGATTCGTTGCTGGCGGGCATGTTGCACGGCTTGCTCAGTGCCGATACGCCTGAACAGACCTTGCGCACCGCCACTGCGATTGCAGCCATGGCCGTCACCCAGATCGGTTTTGGCATCGGCGACGCCGCGCAACTGGCGCAGCTCGAACAGGGCGTGCGCGTGCGCCCCCTGACAGAACAATAA
- the cra gene encoding catabolite repressor/activator → MKLSDIAQLAGVSVTTASYVINGKAEQQRISSATVERVRAVVEQHGFTPNPQAAGLRSRHTRTLGFILPDLENPSYARIAKLLEQGARARGYQLLIASSDDAPDSERQLLQLFRARRCDALIVASCLPAGDDSYRQLQAKGIPIIAIDRVMEPEHFCSVISDDREASLHLTRSLLTPLPKQIALLGARPELSISQERAAGFKEALNGFKGEALIEHGESFSRECGKQLMEELIQRLGHLPDALVTTSYVLLQGVFDALHDFPLKSRPLRLGTFGDTQLLDFLPLPVNAMAQQHQLIADKALELAVAAIEQADYQPGVQAIARTFKQRILQD, encoded by the coding sequence TTGAAACTCAGTGATATTGCACAATTGGCCGGTGTCTCCGTGACCACCGCCAGTTACGTCATCAATGGCAAGGCCGAACAGCAACGCATCAGCAGCGCCACTGTCGAGCGCGTGCGGGCAGTGGTCGAACAACATGGCTTCACGCCCAACCCGCAGGCCGCCGGGCTGCGCAGTCGGCACACCCGCACCCTGGGCTTCATTCTGCCGGACCTGGAAAACCCCAGTTACGCGCGAATCGCCAAACTGCTGGAACAAGGCGCCCGGGCGCGCGGCTATCAGCTGCTGATCGCCAGCTCCGACGATGCGCCGGACAGCGAACGGCAATTGCTGCAACTGTTCCGCGCCCGCCGCTGCGATGCGCTGATCGTCGCCAGTTGCCTGCCGGCCGGTGACGACAGTTATCGCCAGTTGCAGGCCAAAGGCATTCCGATCATCGCCATCGACCGGGTGATGGAGCCCGAGCATTTCTGCTCGGTGATCAGCGATGATCGCGAAGCCAGCCTGCACCTGACCCGCAGCCTGCTGACCCCGCTGCCAAAACAGATCGCGCTGCTCGGTGCACGCCCCGAATTGAGTATCAGCCAGGAGCGGGCAGCGGGCTTCAAGGAAGCGCTGAACGGTTTCAAAGGCGAGGCGCTGATCGAGCACGGCGAGTCGTTCAGCCGTGAGTGCGGCAAACAACTGATGGAAGAATTGATCCAACGCCTGGGCCATTTGCCGGATGCGCTGGTGACCACCTCCTACGTGCTGCTTCAGGGCGTGTTCGATGCCTTGCACGATTTCCCGCTGAAAAGCCGCCCGCTGCGCCTGGGCACCTTTGGTGATACGCAGTTGCTGGACTTCCTGCCGCTGCCGGTCAACGCCATGGCCCAGCAGCATCAACTGATCGCCGACAAAGCCCTGGAACTGGCAGTGGCCGCCATCGAACAGGCCGATTATCAGCCCGGCGTGCAGGCCATCGCGCGGACGTTCAAGCAGCGTATTCTTCAGGACTGA
- a CDS encoding TatD family hydrolase: protein MELIDTHTHLDFPDFDPDRQALLVESRALGVRRMVVLGVYQANWQRVWELVQSDPDLHAAFGLHPVYLDEHRPEDLTELGDWLTRLAGHRQLCAVGEIGLDYFIETLDRERQQTLFDAQLQLAADFNLPALIHVRRSHAAVIATLKRFRLKRAGIIHAFAGSQEEAREYIKLGFKLGLGGAATWPQALRMHRVIAGLPLESVVLETDSPDMAPAMFPGQRNSPAHLPAICEALAAMMAISPERLAAASTANACELFNW, encoded by the coding sequence GTGGAACTGATCGACACCCACACTCACCTGGACTTTCCGGATTTCGACCCGGATCGTCAGGCGTTGCTGGTCGAGAGCCGCGCGCTCGGCGTGCGGCGGATGGTGGTGCTGGGGGTGTATCAGGCCAATTGGCAGCGGGTCTGGGAGCTGGTGCAAAGCGATCCCGATCTGCACGCGGCGTTTGGTTTGCACCCGGTGTATCTGGATGAGCATCGCCCTGAAGATTTGACCGAGCTCGGTGACTGGCTGACGCGGTTAGCGGGCCATCGCCAGCTATGCGCGGTGGGCGAGATCGGTCTGGATTACTTCATCGAAACTCTGGATCGTGAACGTCAGCAAACGCTGTTCGACGCCCAACTGCAACTGGCGGCGGACTTCAATCTTCCAGCATTGATTCATGTGCGACGCAGCCACGCAGCGGTGATCGCCACACTCAAACGGTTTCGCTTGAAACGGGCGGGGATCATTCATGCCTTCGCCGGCAGCCAGGAAGAGGCTCGCGAATACATCAAGCTCGGTTTCAAACTCGGCCTCGGCGGCGCCGCGACCTGGCCGCAGGCCTTGCGCATGCACCGGGTGATCGCCGGTTTGCCCCTTGAGTCGGTGGTACTGGAAACCGACTCACCGGACATGGCTCCCGCCATGTTCCCCGGCCAACGCAACAGCCCGGCCCATTTGCCAGCGATCTGCGAGGCACTGGCCGCCATGATGGCGATCAGCCCAGAACGTCTGGCCGCTGCCAGTACGGCCAATGCGTGTGAGCTGTTCAACTGGTAA